In the Phaseolus vulgaris cultivar G19833 chromosome 7, P. vulgaris v2.0, whole genome shotgun sequence genome, one interval contains:
- the LOC137827947 gene encoding monooxygenase 2-like, with product MNKILFFGNGIRAGAVPCDEKTVCGFFNWKPTSQEKELAENPAKLKQYVLKKLENMPSDARAFIEKTEEESLISAPLRYRHPWDLMMGNISKGNVCIAGDALHPMTPDLGQGGCCALEDGVVLARCLAEAFSKEAGRDMKEKDEEEVHYKRIEESLKKYARERRWRSIDVTATDYMLGRIQQTESKIVTFLRENILATFLASQILNKTGYDCGTLNSS from the exons atgaacaaaatattattttttggcAATGGTATTCGAGCTGGTGCTGTTCCTTGTGATGAAAAGACGGTGTGCGGGTTTTTCAATTGGAAACCCACCAGCCAAG AGAAAGAGCTAGCAGAGAACCCTGCCAAACTGAAACAATATGTGTTAAAAAAGCTTGAGAACATGCCAAGTGATGCTAGAGCCTTCATAGAAAAAACGGAAGAAGAGAGTTTAATATCAGCTCCACTGCGATATAGACATCCCTGGGATCTGATGATGGGGAATATTAGTAAGGGCAATGTTTGCATTGCTGGAGATGCTCTCCACCCCATGACTCCTGACCTTGGGCAGGGAGGGTGTTGTGCTTTAGAGGATGGGGTTGTTTTAGCCAGATGCTTGGCTGAGGCCTTTTCCAAAGAAGCAGGAAGAGATATGAAAgagaaagatgaagaagaggtgCATTACAAAAGGAttgaggaaagcttgaagaaatatgcaagggaGAGAAGATGGAGAAGCATTGATGTCACTGCTACAGATTATATGTTGGGTCGTATTCAGCAGACTGAGTCCAAAATTGTTACTTTTTTGAGGGAAAACATCTTGGCTACATTCTTAGCTAGTCAAATTTTGAACAAGACAGGTTATGATTGTGGAACATTAAATAGCTCTTAG